The following are encoded together in the Streptomyces sp. NBC_01465 genome:
- a CDS encoding MFS transporter gives MVSAILPDLTPLRSSHDFRLLWVQGLITNFGSSMAMVALPLQIAHLTDSPAAVGAMGAVELIPLIVFGLYGGALADSVDRRKMILGTEAGLGILAAILLLNALLPHPLLWPLYVVAAGVAALAGLQRPALDSLMARIVPHDQLTAAAALNALRWQIGAIAGPAVAGLVVTYAGPSVAYTVTVTGFAVSVLMCLRLAPAPAAHDAEKPSLRGIADGARYAWSKPVLLGTYAIDLAAMFFAFPLAIFPFLAEDLDARWALGLMYAAIPLGSVLTSLTSGWASKVRRHGRLVVFGAGLWGLAMTAAGWSGNVWLLLFCLMLAGAGDMLSGLGRSTIWNQTIPEELRGRLAGIEVLSYSCGPQLGQLRAGTVAGWSGARASVWSGGAACVVAVGVLAAVLPKLMSYDADTDEDALRRRAQKEEALATAAAA, from the coding sequence CTGGTTTCAGCGATACTGCCCGACCTCACCCCGCTCCGGTCCTCGCACGACTTCCGGCTGCTCTGGGTGCAGGGGCTGATCACGAATTTCGGCTCCAGCATGGCGATGGTCGCGCTGCCGCTGCAGATCGCCCACCTCACCGACTCCCCCGCCGCCGTGGGCGCGATGGGCGCGGTCGAGCTGATCCCGCTGATCGTCTTCGGTCTCTACGGGGGCGCGCTCGCCGACTCAGTGGACCGCCGGAAGATGATCCTGGGCACGGAGGCGGGCCTGGGGATCCTGGCCGCGATCCTGCTGCTCAACGCGCTGCTCCCCCACCCTCTCCTCTGGCCGCTGTACGTCGTCGCGGCCGGCGTCGCCGCCCTGGCCGGGCTCCAGCGCCCGGCCCTGGACTCGCTGATGGCGCGGATCGTGCCGCACGACCAGCTGACCGCCGCGGCCGCGCTGAACGCACTGCGCTGGCAGATCGGGGCCATCGCGGGTCCTGCGGTGGCGGGCTTGGTGGTCACCTACGCGGGTCCTTCGGTGGCATACACGGTCACCGTGACCGGCTTCGCCGTCTCGGTCCTGATGTGCCTGCGGCTCGCACCCGCACCCGCCGCGCACGACGCCGAGAAGCCGTCGCTGCGCGGGATCGCGGACGGGGCGCGCTACGCGTGGAGCAAGCCGGTGCTGCTCGGCACGTACGCGATCGACCTGGCCGCGATGTTCTTCGCCTTCCCGCTCGCGATCTTCCCGTTCCTCGCGGAGGACTTGGACGCGCGGTGGGCGCTGGGCCTGATGTACGCGGCGATCCCGCTGGGCTCCGTCCTGACGAGCCTGACCAGTGGCTGGGCGTCGAAGGTGCGCCGGCACGGGCGGCTCGTGGTGTTCGGCGCGGGCCTGTGGGGCCTGGCGATGACGGCCGCCGGCTGGTCGGGGAACGTCTGGCTGCTGCTGTTCTGTCTGATGCTGGCGGGGGCCGGGGACATGCTCAGCGGGCTCGGCCGCTCGACGATCTGGAACCAGACCATCCCCGAGGAGCTCCGCGGCCGCCTCGCGGGGATCGAGGTCCTCTCGTACAGCTGCGGCCCCCAGCTCGGCCAGCTCAGGGCGGGTACGGTCGCGGGCTGGAGCGGGGCGCGGGCCTCGGTGTGGAGCGGCGGGGCGGCGTGCGTGGTGGCGGTGGGGGTGCTGGCCGCCGTACTGCCGAAGCTGATGTCGTACGACGCGGACACGGACGAGGACGCGCTGCGGCGGCGGGCCCAGAAGGAGGAGGCCCTGGCCACCGCAGCCGCGGCTTAG
- the map gene encoding type I methionyl aminopeptidase: MSGQSLLVPGELSPTRSVPGNIRRPEYVGKPAPTPYTGPEVQDADTIERMRIAGRIAAQAMEAAAAHIAPGVTTDELDRVAHEFMCDHGAYPSTLGYRGFQKSLCTSVNEVICHGIPDSTVLQDGDIVNLDVTAYLNGVHGDNNATYFCGDVDEESKLLVERTRESLVRAIKAVKPGRQINIIGRVIESYAKRFGYGVVRDFTGHGISTSFHSGLIIPHYDSPYATETIKPGMTFTIEPMLTLGTHEYEMWDDGWTVVTKDRKRTAQFEHTLVVTETGADILTLP; encoded by the coding sequence ATGTCTGGCCAGTCACTGCTTGTACCAGGGGAGCTCTCTCCCACCCGTTCCGTACCCGGAAACATCCGGCGTCCCGAGTACGTGGGCAAACCCGCGCCGACGCCGTACACCGGTCCGGAAGTCCAGGATGCCGACACCATCGAGCGGATGCGCATCGCGGGCCGTATCGCCGCACAGGCGATGGAGGCCGCGGCCGCGCACATCGCGCCCGGTGTCACGACCGACGAACTCGACCGGGTGGCACATGAGTTCATGTGCGACCACGGCGCCTATCCGTCGACGCTCGGCTACCGCGGATTCCAGAAGTCGCTGTGCACCTCGGTCAACGAGGTCATCTGTCACGGGATTCCCGACTCGACCGTCCTCCAGGACGGCGACATCGTGAACCTCGACGTCACGGCGTACCTCAACGGGGTGCACGGCGACAACAACGCCACCTACTTCTGCGGCGACGTCGACGAGGAGTCGAAACTCCTGGTCGAGCGGACGCGCGAGTCGCTCGTCCGCGCCATCAAGGCGGTCAAGCCGGGCCGCCAGATCAACATCATCGGGCGGGTCATCGAGTCGTACGCCAAGCGCTTCGGCTACGGCGTCGTACGGGACTTCACCGGGCACGGGATCTCGACGTCCTTCCACTCCGGCCTGATCATCCCGCACTACGACAGCCCGTACGCGACCGAGACCATCAAGCCCGGCATGACCTTCACGATCGAGCCGATGCTGACGCTCGGCACGCACGAGTACGAGATGTGGGACGACGGCTGGACCGTGGTCACCAAGGACCGCAAGCGGACGGCGCAGTTCGAGCACACGCTGGTGGTGACCGAGACGGGGGCGGACATTCTCACGTTGCCCTGA
- a CDS encoding biliverdin-producing heme oxygenase gives MDAFSTLIRTASHEQHTEAESTSFMSDMLGGRLGVDAYARYTEQLWFVYEALEEGAQALASDPVAGPFIQPELMRTAELERDLAHLLGADWREKVTALPATAAYAARVRECAVTWPAGYVAHHYTRYLGDLSGGQIIRDKAEKTWGFERKGDGVRFYVFEQISNPAAFKRGYRELLDAVNADDLEKQRIVDECKQAFALNTEVFRELGGEFPLSA, from the coding sequence TTGGACGCCTTCTCGACCCTCATCCGCACCGCGTCGCACGAGCAGCACACCGAGGCGGAGAGCACGAGCTTCATGAGCGACATGCTGGGCGGGCGGCTCGGTGTGGACGCGTACGCGCGCTACACCGAGCAGCTGTGGTTCGTGTACGAGGCGCTGGAGGAGGGCGCGCAGGCGCTCGCCTCCGACCCGGTCGCGGGCCCCTTCATCCAGCCCGAACTGATGCGCACCGCCGAGCTGGAGCGCGACCTGGCGCACCTGCTGGGCGCTGACTGGCGCGAGAAGGTCACCGCGCTGCCGGCGACCGCGGCGTACGCGGCCCGGGTGCGCGAGTGCGCGGTGACCTGGCCCGCCGGGTACGTGGCGCACCACTACACCCGCTACCTCGGCGACCTCTCCGGCGGCCAGATCATCCGCGACAAGGCGGAGAAGACCTGGGGCTTCGAGCGGAAGGGCGACGGCGTCCGCTTCTACGTCTTCGAGCAGATCTCCAACCCGGCCGCTTTCAAGCGGGGTTACCGCGAGCTGCTCGACGCGGTGAACGCGGACGACCTGGAGAAGCAGCGGATCGTCGACGAGTGCAAGCAGGCGTTCGCGCTCAACACGGAGGTCTTCCGGGAGCTGGGCGGGGAGTTCCCGCTCAGCGCGTAG
- a CDS encoding PhzF family phenazine biosynthesis protein has product MNEIDVLSVFCAPDGSHGNRLGVVREGSDHPDPASRQALAARLGFSETVFVDDPERGRLDIYTPSGRLPFAGYPVVGAAWLLDIEVLELEVGDVFARQDGEFSWITARPEWAPPRTLTRYASAAEVDALPTPPPGEGWLYAWAWEDEAAGRVRARGFPRRGDGIDEDEATGAAALLLTAALGRALNITQGRGSQLLTAPAPDGTIELGGRVTFAPTR; this is encoded by the coding sequence GTGAATGAGATCGACGTACTGAGCGTCTTCTGCGCACCCGACGGCAGCCACGGCAACCGGCTCGGCGTCGTACGCGAAGGAAGCGACCACCCGGACCCGGCCTCGCGCCAGGCCCTCGCCGCCCGCCTCGGCTTCAGCGAGACCGTCTTCGTCGACGATCCGGAGCGCGGGCGCCTCGACATCTACACGCCCAGCGGGCGGCTGCCCTTCGCCGGGTATCCGGTCGTGGGCGCCGCCTGGCTGCTCGACATCGAGGTGCTGGAGCTGGAGGTGGGGGACGTGTTCGCCCGCCAGGACGGCGAGTTCAGCTGGATCACCGCCCGCCCCGAATGGGCCCCGCCCCGCACGCTCACGCGCTACGCGTCTGCCGCCGAGGTCGACGCCCTGCCGACCCCGCCGCCCGGCGAGGGCTGGCTCTACGCCTGGGCCTGGGAGGACGAGGCGGCGGGCCGCGTACGGGCCCGGGGATTTCCCCGGCGCGGCGACGGCATCGACGAGGACGAGGCGACCGGCGCCGCGGCCCTGCTCCTCACCGCCGCACTGGGCCGCGCCCTCAACATCACGCAGGGGCGCGGCTCCCAGCTGCTGACCGCGCCCGCCCCCGACGGAACCATCGAGCTCGGCGGGCGCGTGACGTTCGCCCCTACGCGCTGA
- a CDS encoding HtaA domain-containing protein, whose amino-acid sequence MSAHRSRRRPIALAAAVATATALGATALVITPAAAAPAPLKDYKLTWGIKESYRTYVTGIAAGKVTVADGAEQAANNGAFTFTAGEGTYDTDTHAVALAFKGSVQFTSTAHGFDVKLSDFKFNSGTSTVTADVTKSGKTEDDVPFASVTVDRAMTNMTTKLTAEADTALGGGGRYTGAAGDPLTVTAPAPETTPSPTPSVTPPAPSKTPTTKPSATASATPTTAPGTVVDGKLSWGVKESFRTYILSGGEIKLASGVKKNANGFDFPLAKATADSAKKTVNASFGGSVQFVYKAHGLDIKLSDVRIAANGTKGTLSADVTTPKGTNQDVKFASLDLSKASYTAVKDVIQLKNVPAKFTAAGAAQFANDTTGSIYKAGDAIDPVTVALTLSEDATLPQGGTTATATPTTGSSTTGGAGTVGGSGELAETGAETPAGALLGAAGAIAAAGAGVVLATRRRRTNA is encoded by the coding sequence ATGTCCGCCCACCGCAGCCGCCGCCGTCCCATAGCCCTCGCGGCAGCCGTCGCCACCGCGACCGCCCTGGGAGCCACCGCCCTCGTGATCACCCCGGCGGCCGCGGCGCCCGCCCCGCTGAAGGACTACAAGCTGACGTGGGGCATCAAGGAGTCCTACCGCACGTATGTGACGGGGATCGCCGCGGGCAAGGTCACCGTCGCGGACGGCGCCGAACAGGCCGCGAACAACGGGGCGTTCACGTTCACGGCCGGTGAGGGCACGTACGACACGGACACCCACGCCGTCGCCCTCGCCTTCAAGGGCAGCGTGCAGTTCACCTCCACCGCGCACGGCTTCGACGTCAAGCTCTCCGACTTCAAGTTCAACAGCGGCACCTCCACCGTCACGGCGGACGTCACGAAGAGCGGCAAGACCGAGGACGACGTCCCGTTCGCCTCCGTCACGGTCGACCGCGCGATGACCAACATGACCACCAAGCTGACCGCGGAGGCGGACACGGCCCTCGGTGGCGGCGGCCGCTACACCGGCGCGGCGGGCGACCCGCTCACGGTCACCGCGCCCGCCCCGGAGACGACGCCGTCCCCGACCCCGTCGGTCACGCCGCCGGCCCCCAGCAAGACCCCGACGACCAAGCCCTCGGCGACCGCCTCCGCGACGCCGACCACCGCCCCCGGCACGGTGGTGGACGGCAAGCTGTCCTGGGGCGTCAAGGAGTCCTTCCGTACGTACATCCTCAGCGGCGGCGAGATCAAGCTCGCCTCCGGCGTGAAGAAGAACGCGAACGGCTTCGACTTCCCGCTCGCCAAGGCCACGGCCGACTCGGCGAAGAAGACGGTCAACGCGTCCTTCGGCGGCAGTGTCCAGTTCGTCTACAAGGCCCACGGCCTCGACATCAAGCTCTCGGACGTACGGATCGCGGCCAACGGCACCAAGGGCACGCTGAGCGCGGACGTCACGACCCCCAAGGGCACCAACCAGGACGTGAAGTTCGCGTCGCTCGACCTCTCCAAGGCGAGCTACACGGCGGTCAAGGACGTCATCCAGCTGAAGAACGTCCCGGCGAAGTTCACGGCGGCGGGCGCGGCCCAGTTCGCCAACGACACCACGGGCTCGATCTACAAGGCGGGCGACGCCATCGACCCGGTCACGGTGGCCCTGACCCTCTCGGAGGACGCGACGCTCCCGCAGGGCGGCACCACGGCCACGGCCACGCCGACCACGGGCTCCTCGACCACCGGCGGCGCAGGCACGGTCGGCGGCTCGGGCGAGCTGGCCGAGACGGGCGCGGAGACCCCGGCAGGCGCACTGCTGGGCGCGGCGGGCGCGATCGCGGCGGCAGGCGCGGGCGTGGTCCTGGCGACACGCCGCCGCCGTACGAACGCCTGA
- a CDS encoding HtaA domain-containing protein: MLPSRSARAFAVALFAVMLGALLPAGAAHAADRTVQGGRLDWGIKSSFQTYVTGPIANGRYALTGGAGTIGSSQFRFPSATGSYDPGSGSFRSSFVGGVHFTGHKKSDGSYELDLTISRPTVRISGGSGTLFADMTSKAKGTGKVTTAYQVPLAALAVSGINMKGGTTPIALNNIPATLTSQGAKAFAGYYTAGTVLDPVSLSVDTKGPATKKPTPTPTPKATASSTAGAIQNAAVDWGVRRTFREYVTGSIAQGKWTLADGAQDGGALFRFPQGKGTYDQKKQTLAADFTGSVRFTGAHLDVTLSKITIAVKGGTGTLSSSGTPLITFAAGELAPKNGLLTVTEAPTKLTADGAKLFGSMYKAGTDMDPLSLAVALDKTAQLPALPDLGSDPTPTPEAKTKAKTVAAATVADSSSSTTTYLAIGAGALALAAAVAGILVARKRRTVQQN, encoded by the coding sequence ATGCTGCCGTCTCGATCGGCACGCGCGTTCGCCGTCGCGCTCTTCGCGGTGATGCTGGGAGCCCTGCTCCCGGCCGGCGCCGCCCATGCGGCGGACCGCACGGTGCAGGGCGGCAGGCTCGACTGGGGGATCAAATCCTCCTTCCAGACCTACGTCACCGGGCCGATAGCCAATGGCCGTTACGCGCTGACGGGCGGGGCCGGAACGATCGGCAGCAGCCAGTTCCGCTTCCCGTCGGCCACCGGTTCGTACGACCCGGGCAGCGGCTCCTTCCGCTCCTCCTTCGTCGGAGGCGTCCACTTCACCGGCCACAAGAAGTCGGACGGCTCCTACGAGCTCGACCTCACCATCAGCCGCCCGACCGTCCGGATCTCCGGCGGCAGCGGCACGCTCTTCGCCGACATGACGAGCAAGGCCAAGGGGACGGGCAAGGTCACCACGGCCTACCAGGTCCCGCTCGCCGCGCTCGCCGTGTCCGGGATCAACATGAAGGGCGGCACCACCCCGATCGCCCTCAACAACATCCCGGCGACGCTCACTTCGCAGGGCGCCAAGGCCTTCGCCGGTTACTACACGGCCGGTACGGTACTCGACCCGGTGAGCCTCTCCGTGGACACGAAGGGCCCGGCCACCAAGAAGCCGACGCCGACGCCCACCCCCAAGGCCACGGCTTCCTCAACAGCGGGCGCGATCCAGAACGCCGCCGTCGACTGGGGCGTGCGCCGCACGTTCCGCGAGTACGTCACCGGGTCCATCGCCCAGGGGAAGTGGACCCTGGCCGACGGGGCGCAGGACGGCGGGGCGCTGTTCCGCTTCCCGCAGGGCAAGGGGACGTACGACCAGAAGAAGCAGACCCTGGCCGCAGACTTCACCGGCTCCGTCCGCTTCACGGGCGCACACCTCGACGTCACGCTGTCGAAGATCACCATCGCGGTGAAGGGCGGCACGGGAACGCTCTCCTCGTCCGGTACCCCGCTGATCACCTTCGCGGCCGGTGAACTGGCTCCGAAGAACGGCCTGTTGACCGTCACCGAGGCGCCGACGAAGCTCACCGCCGACGGCGCGAAGCTCTTCGGGTCCATGTACAAGGCGGGCACGGACATGGATCCGCTCTCGCTCGCCGTGGCCCTCGACAAGACGGCCCAGCTGCCCGCCCTCCCGGACCTGGGCAGCGATCCGACCCCCACACCCGAGGCGAAGACGAAGGCGAAGACGGTGGCCGCGGCCACGGTCGCCGACTCCTCGTCCTCCACCACTACGTACCTCGCGATCGGCGCCGGCGCGCTGGCCCTGGCCGCAGCCGTCGCCGGAATCCTCGTGGCGCGCAAGCGCCGCACCGTTCAGCAGAACTGA
- a CDS encoding heme/hemin ABC transporter substrate-binding protein codes for MRTPRLAGALLSALALALVATGCGSGTGGSTAAAPAAKAATADRIEPLAATVKPTLPATVQSADGHRVSVASTDRIVPLTGSLSEIVFTLGLGKNVVARDITATFEQAKSLPVVTRAHDVSAESVLSLKPTLVLADTTTGPAEAIDQIRDAGIPLVVVSPAKGLGDVDRRIDTVAAALGVKASGDALKARTDERIAAVRKSVPAEKDGKGGKQPRVAFLYLRGSASVYLLGGRDSGAASLLEAAGAVDAGKASGLEKDFTAITSEALAKAAPDAILVMSKGLESVGGIDGLVKIPGVAETPAGMDRRVVSIDDGVLLNYGPRTDEVLKSLVEQLYGEKK; via the coding sequence GTGCGCACACCACGGCTCGCGGGTGCACTTCTCTCCGCACTCGCCCTTGCCCTCGTGGCCACCGGCTGCGGCAGCGGGACGGGCGGCTCCACGGCCGCCGCACCCGCGGCGAAGGCCGCGACGGCCGACCGCATCGAGCCGCTGGCCGCCACGGTGAAGCCCACGCTCCCGGCCACCGTGCAGTCGGCCGACGGGCATCGGGTCTCGGTCGCGTCGACCGACCGGATCGTGCCGCTGACCGGCAGCCTCAGCGAGATCGTGTTCACCCTCGGCCTCGGCAAGAACGTCGTCGCCCGCGACATCACCGCCACCTTCGAGCAGGCGAAGAGCCTGCCGGTGGTGACCCGCGCGCACGACGTCTCCGCGGAGAGCGTGCTCTCGCTGAAGCCGACGCTGGTCCTGGCGGACACGACGACCGGCCCTGCCGAGGCGATCGACCAGATACGCGACGCGGGCATCCCGCTCGTGGTGGTCTCCCCCGCGAAGGGGCTCGGCGACGTGGACCGGCGGATCGACACGGTGGCGGCGGCGCTCGGCGTGAAGGCTTCGGGGGATGCGCTGAAGGCGCGTACGGACGAGCGGATCGCGGCGGTGCGGAAGTCGGTCCCGGCGGAGAAGGACGGGAAGGGCGGGAAGCAGCCGCGGGTGGCCTTCCTGTATCTGCGCGGGTCGGCTTCGGTCTATCTGCTGGGCGGGCGGGACTCGGGGGCGGCGTCGCTGCTTGAGGCCGCAGGGGCGGTCGACGCGGGCAAGGCGTCGGGCCTGGAGAAGGACTTCACGGCGATCACGAGCGAGGCGCTCGCCAAGGCCGCTCCGGACGCAATTCTGGTGATGAGCAAGGGACTTGAGTCGGTGGGCGGGATCGACGGACTGGTGAAGATCCCGGGCGTCGCGGAGACGCCCGCGGGGATGGACCGGCGGGTCGTGTCGATCGACGACGGGGTGCTGCTGAATTACGGGCCGCGTACCGATGAGGTGCTGAAGTCGCTCGTGGAGCAGTTGTACGGGGAGAAGAAGTGA
- a CDS encoding FecCD family ABC transporter permease, which yields MTAAPEAPVQEAAPKEAPALPPTRRRSPAYLLTAGLLGALVVLCLVSAGVGAYDIPLGDVVGSVLHRIGLGGGELDRVGESVLWNVRLPRVVLALLVGGSLGCAGALMQGVFGNPLAEPGVIGISSGAAVGAVGAIALGLNFFGNWTITACAFVAGLVTVLVVYVLSRSGGRTEVVTLILTGIAVNAFAGALIGLFIFFADNAQISQITFWQLGSLAQATWPKVLAVLPCAVVGLGVAPFFARKLDLLALGERPARHLGVDVERLRVVLVLVVALLTAAAVAVAGIITFVGLLVPHLLRMANGPGHRFLVPASALGGAVVLVAGDLAARTVAAPAELPLGVLTALFGSPFFFWLLRRTRQRQGGWA from the coding sequence GTGACGGCGGCTCCGGAGGCGCCCGTTCAGGAGGCCGCCCCGAAGGAGGCCCCCGCGCTGCCGCCGACCCGGCGGCGCTCCCCCGCGTATCTGCTGACCGCCGGACTGCTGGGTGCGCTGGTCGTGCTCTGTCTGGTGTCGGCCGGGGTCGGGGCGTACGACATTCCGCTGGGGGATGTCGTCGGGTCCGTACTGCACCGGATCGGTCTGGGCGGTGGGGAGTTGGACCGCGTCGGCGAGAGCGTCCTGTGGAACGTACGGCTGCCGCGGGTGGTGCTCGCGCTGCTGGTGGGGGGATCGCTGGGGTGTGCGGGGGCGCTGATGCAGGGGGTGTTCGGCAACCCGCTCGCGGAGCCCGGGGTCATCGGGATCTCGTCCGGGGCGGCGGTCGGGGCGGTCGGGGCGATCGCGCTGGGGCTGAACTTCTTCGGGAACTGGACGATTACGGCGTGCGCGTTCGTGGCCGGGCTGGTGACGGTGCTGGTTGTTTATGTGCTGTCGCGGTCGGGGGGCCGGACGGAGGTGGTGACGCTGATCCTCACCGGGATCGCGGTCAACGCGTTCGCGGGGGCGCTGATCGGGCTCTTCATCTTCTTCGCGGACAACGCGCAGATCAGCCAGATCACGTTCTGGCAGCTGGGGTCGCTGGCGCAGGCGACGTGGCCGAAGGTGCTGGCGGTGCTGCCATGTGCGGTGGTGGGGCTGGGAGTTGCGCCCTTCTTCGCGCGGAAGCTGGACCTGCTGGCGCTGGGCGAGCGGCCTGCGCGGCACCTGGGGGTGGATGTGGAGCGGCTGCGGGTGGTGCTGGTGCTGGTGGTCGCGCTGCTGACCGCGGCGGCGGTTGCGGTGGCGGGGATCATCACGTTCGTGGGGCTGCTGGTGCCGCACCTGCTACGGATGGCGAACGGGCCGGGGCATCGGTTTCTGGTGCCAGCGAGTGCGTTGGGTGGGGCGGTGGTGCTGGTTGCGGGGGATCTTGCGGCACGGACTGTGGCTGCGCCGGCGGAGTTGCCGTTGGGGGTGCTGACTGCGTTGTTCGGGAGCCCGTTCTTCTTCTGGCTTCTGCGGAGGACGCGGCAGCGGCAAGGGGGCTGGGCGTAG
- a CDS encoding heme ABC transporter ATP-binding protein: protein MIKTLLSGRTRTLPTPSPPGTPLAEAKALHLRLGSRNVLADVHLTVRAGELLTLVGPNGAGKSTLLAAIAGDLTPTTGEVRVHGQNVTTWPAPDLALRRAVLPQDAALSFPFPVEDVVRMGRAPWAGTDREDEDDDAVAEAMAATEVETFASRPFSALSGGERARVALARVLAQRAPLLLLDEPTAALDLRHQELVMRICRERAAAGDAVVVVLHDLGLAAAYADRVAVLEAGRIAVAGPPREVFTEELLSRVYRQPVDVFPHPESGVPLIVPRRRLTTT, encoded by the coding sequence GTGATCAAAACCCTCCTCAGCGGCCGGACCCGCACCCTCCCCACCCCCTCCCCACCCGGCACCCCCCTCGCCGAAGCCAAAGCCCTCCACCTCCGGCTCGGCAGCCGGAACGTCCTCGCCGACGTACACCTCACCGTCCGCGCCGGCGAACTCCTCACCCTCGTAGGCCCCAACGGCGCAGGAAAATCAACCCTGTTGGCAGCAATCGCCGGCGACCTCACCCCCACCACCGGCGAAGTCCGCGTGCACGGCCAGAACGTCACCACCTGGCCCGCCCCCGACCTCGCCCTCCGCCGCGCCGTCCTCCCCCAGGACGCCGCCCTCTCCTTCCCCTTCCCCGTCGAAGACGTCGTACGGATGGGCCGCGCCCCCTGGGCCGGCACCGACCGCGAGGACGAGGACGACGACGCCGTGGCGGAAGCCATGGCCGCGACGGAGGTGGAGACATTCGCCTCCCGCCCCTTCTCCGCCCTCTCGGGCGGCGAGCGCGCCCGGGTCGCCCTCGCCCGCGTACTCGCCCAGCGCGCCCCCCTGTTGCTGCTCGACGAGCCCACCGCCGCCCTCGACCTCCGCCACCAGGAGCTCGTGATGCGCATCTGCCGGGAGCGGGCCGCCGCCGGGGACGCCGTCGTCGTCGTCCTCCATGACCTGGGTCTCGCCGCCGCCTACGCCGACCGCGTCGCCGTACTCGAAGCCGGCCGGATCGCCGTCGCGGGCCCCCCGCGCGAGGTCTTCACCGAGGAGCTCCTCAGCCGTGTCTACCGGCAGCCCGTCGACGTGTTCCCACACCCCGAATCCGGCGTTCCGCTCATCGTCCCCCGCCGCCGCTTGACCACTACTTGA
- the efeO gene encoding iron uptake system protein EfeO, which translates to MRPVRLSVVTAATAVAALTAVTGCAEKSDAKAGSDGAVQVTATDTACKVSKTELPAGHVQLAVENKGSKVTEVYLLFPDDRIVAERENIGPGLKQTVTAEVKAGSYEIACKPGMKGDGIRQKITVTGGGATAKRNPKLDTAVAAYRKYAQEQADATIPKVKVFTDAVRNGDLEAAKKAFAPSRLGWERTEPVAESFGDIDPKTDVRADGLEPGQKWTGWHRLEKALWQDKKIGATEKTLATQLDTDLADWQKRVGTAEITATSMANGAKELLDEVATGKVTGEEDRYSHTDLSDFKANVEGAQQAYELLKPVASKNDAALTKELDTQFAAIATVLDKYRSDKTSYDFVSYDKVTKGQRKELSDAVNALAEPLSKLAAAVVK; encoded by the coding sequence ATGCGACCCGTCCGCCTCTCCGTCGTCACCGCCGCCACCGCCGTGGCCGCCCTGACCGCCGTCACCGGTTGCGCCGAGAAGAGCGATGCCAAGGCCGGCAGCGACGGCGCCGTGCAGGTGACCGCGACCGACACCGCCTGCAAGGTCTCCAAGACCGAACTCCCCGCCGGGCACGTGCAGTTGGCGGTCGAGAACAAGGGCTCCAAGGTCACCGAGGTCTACCTCCTCTTCCCCGACGACCGCATCGTCGCCGAGCGCGAGAACATCGGCCCCGGCCTCAAGCAGACCGTCACCGCCGAGGTGAAGGCCGGCAGCTACGAGATCGCGTGCAAGCCGGGCATGAAGGGCGACGGCATCCGCCAGAAGATCACCGTCACCGGTGGCGGCGCGACGGCCAAGCGGAACCCGAAGCTGGACACCGCGGTCGCCGCGTACCGCAAGTACGCGCAGGAGCAGGCCGACGCGACGATCCCCAAGGTGAAGGTCTTCACCGACGCGGTCCGCAACGGTGACCTGGAGGCGGCCAAGAAGGCGTTCGCCCCCTCGCGTCTGGGCTGGGAGCGCACCGAGCCGGTCGCCGAGTCCTTCGGGGACATCGACCCCAAGACGGACGTACGCGCCGACGGCCTGGAGCCCGGCCAGAAGTGGACCGGCTGGCACCGCCTGGAGAAGGCGCTCTGGCAGGACAAGAAGATCGGCGCCACCGAGAAGACCCTCGCCACCCAGCTCGACACCGATCTGGCCGACTGGCAGAAGCGCGTGGGCACCGCCGAGATCACCGCGACGTCCATGGCCAACGGCGCCAAGGAGCTGCTCGACGAGGTCGCCACCGGCAAGGTCACCGGTGAGGAGGACCGCTACAGCCACACCGACCTCTCGGACTTCAAGGCCAACGTCGAGGGCGCCCAGCAGGCGTACGAGCTGCTGAAGCCGGTCGCCTCCAAGAACGACGCGGCGCTCACCAAGGAGCTGGACACCCAGTTCGCGGCGATCGCCACCGTGCTCGACAAGTACCGCTCGGACAAGACCTCCTACGACTTCGTCAGTTACGACAAGGTCACCAAGGGGCAGCGCAAGGAGCTCTCGGACGCGGTCAACGCGCTCGCGGAGCCCCTGTCCAAGCTCGCCGCGGCCGTCGTCAAGTAG